In the Elizabethkingia bruuniana genome, CATTACTTTTTTATGGACTAAATTTCACTAATTATGCAATTCAGATCTAGTTGCCAGCTATAAGCCCGCCGGAATATTTGTCAAAAAAATCACTTCTGTATACCTCACCAATAGGAATTTCATGTTCGCCAATATAAATGGTATGGCTGTCGAATGATTCAATATGCTGCATATTTACCACATAAGATTTACTAACCCGCAGAAAAAGGGGTGATGAAATCTTTTGATGAATAGTTTTAAGATTCATAGCTGTAATAAGCTTCTGGTTTTGTGTATAAATAACGACATAATCTTTTAAGCCCTCAATAAAGAGGATATCATCGAGCTGGATTTTATAATACCTCTTATCTGCCTTTATCATCAGGGAAGCATCATTACTGCCTTCAATTGTATTCTTTACTGTAGTCTGAGAGAACAAATCTTTATATGAAGCAGCTTTATCAATCGCTTTTTTTAATCTTTGTTTTTCTATTGGTTTCAATAGATAATCTATAGCATCCAGTTCATAGCTTTTCAGTGCATATTGAGGGTAGGCGGTTGTAAAGACAATCAGAGTTTCTTCAGGAACCATTTCTGCAAATTCAAGTCCTGTTACTTTAGGCATCTGTATATCCAGAAATATCAGATCAGTCTTATTATCTTTAAGAAAGCTAAGGGCCGTGAGAGCATTAGAAAATTCTCCCAATATTTCAACAGGAGATATTTCATTAATTAATGATCTCATCTCTTCTCTTGCCAATGGCTCGTCATCTACAATTATACAGTTCATAAAGATAGGGGTATTGTTAAATTTACAATATATTCTGTTTCTGTCGACATAATATTCAGACAGTATTGATCATGATACAATAATTCCAGCCTTCGTTTAATATTTTTAAGACCTAAGCCACTATATTTGGTACTCTCTAGGGGCGAATCCTGACTTCTGGAATTTCTGCATGTAAAAATCAATTTAGAGTTTTCTACAGCGAAATCAAGGGTAATATAGGTGTTATTATCAGTAAGATCTACACTATGCTTAACAGCATTTTCTACAAAAGTAGTAAACAAATTAGGCGGAATGAAAATATGATTGAAGGACTGAATATCCTGATTGTGATTAATAACAGCAGTAAAATTTTCACGTCTCAGTTCTTCGAAATTAAGAAAATTAGAAAGTGAATTTATTTCGAGGGTAAGCGGAGTTGTTTTATCATTGTTTTCATAAAGCTGATAACGCAGAAAGCCTGAAAGTTTCATGAGAATCTCGGTTGCCTTTTCCGGATTCTTTCTGATTAGTGCTTTTATATTATTCAGCATATTGAAAAGAAAATGTGGATTAATCTGATTTTTTAGTACATCCAGTTCCATTGACAAAGAAAGATTTTTAAGTTCGGAAATTCGTTCTTTATCTTTTACCCATCTTTGGAGAAGCTTTAAAGTTGTAGTCATTAAAATAATCGGTGTTGAAATAATAATTCCGTTGTATAAGCTTTTATCCTGACGTAATTTAAAAGTTGTATTGTCGATTTTATAAACCGGAAAAGTATTGTTAATGATATAACCTATAAAAGACAGACTGGCAGTAACCAATACAATAAGAAGGATGATATAAAGAAGATATCTGGATTTGAAAAAGAAAAAGGGCACTAGAATATACATGTTGACATAAAACATGGTGATAAAAACAGACCAGCCTAACAAGACCATATAGAATTTATAAATTTGCGGAGAATAGGAGGTTAGTTTTGAATTGCTGCTGTAAAATAAAAGGAAAAGTCCGATGAGAAAAATAAGATGTCGGATAATTCTGTAGCGGTCTTCTACAAGAAATTTAATAAAACCATTGATCTGAATGTCCCGGGTATCTTCCATATGATAGATATAATGCTATAGATTCTTAGAATCTGTTTAAATTTTATAAAATACTTTATTATTAATCTTCTTCGATAGTTCGTCAAGCTCACTATAGACTTAACTCAGAATGACATTATCATTCTAAACATCTTCCATTTAGAGATCTCTGTTTGAACTGAGTTTATAGAAGACTTGACGAACTAAACCATCGAAACCTTTTATTTTTTGAAATAAAATCTAGACTAACTTTTAATTTGCAAAACTAAAATATCCAGAAGAAAATTTTGAAAAAATATACAAACCCGTCATCTTTTTATACCAAATCATAAGTAGCCGTTTTGTATAAAATTTTTCGGATTTTATATAAAAAAAAGAGTTAATATGTCTTATTTTTTTTCTTTTGCCTCATTATAATTTAATCTTATGGACTTAAAGGAATTCAACAATCTATCGAATCAGATCCTTAGCGATGACTCTTTAACAGAGCAACAAAAAGAGGAAAAGATAATTCAGTTTGTTGATCTTATCCGCTTTATAAAATGCTATAATTCTTCTATAAATACATCTGAATGCAAATTCAGAGGGAAAATAAACGTGATAGTAGACGGAGGAAAAGAGAAAGGTATTCTTTTTTGTGATCTCAACAGCCTGCATTCTACAATCACATATAAGCAATTAGTTTCAGAAGCTAAAAAGAATCATGGAAGAGCTAAAGAACTATGGCTTGTATTTGTACGGGAGAGAGAAACAATTGATGCGGGGCAGGCACTGGAATTTATACAGCAGGAAAACATGAGCTATTTTTTCGATAAGCTCTTTTTATTCGATTTTTTCAGAGAAAAAATCTATTCTTTAAATTAAAAATAAAACACATGATGAAAAAAATATTATTAATGGGGGGAGCTTTACTGTTTCCTATGCTTTCTTTTTCTCAGAAGAAAGATAGTGCAGCCCCTGCAAAAAAAGTACTCTCTTATTTTGCTGACAGATTTCCGGTAACACGTGTGATTAATGTAGAATACAATCAGGTAACGCCATATAATTATACCCTGAAACTTCTGGATAAAGATTTACCCGAAGGTAAAGTCAATAATCTGTATCAACTGAAAGCGAGTGCTAATATTCATTTCATAAAGAGACCCAAATGGATGCTGGGGACAACACTATCTTACCAGTATACATCTATGAATATTAACAAATCCGGTATGTTGTCCGGAGGTCCAGGATCAGAAAATATAAATTTCCAATACCATACAGAAGCTCTTAACCTATCCTATTTTTCAAAGCTATTTAAAAAAAATATTGTATACTCAGGAAGTCTTATGGTTGACGGAAGTGACCGGAAATTTGAAAAAATACGCGGGGTTATTTCAGGCACCATGGTACTAAAGGCAACACCAGAAACTCAGATGACTTTAGGGCTTATTGCTTTTCTGGATCCCAGCTCAGTATTTTCTATTGTGCCTTCCTTTGCATACAGGCATCAGTTTGCCAATGGCTTAATAGCCGATGTTTTATTACCCAAAGGTTTATATGTAAGAAAAGAAGTGTTTTCACAGAACGGAAGAGTTTCGCTAGGCTCAGAACTAGATAATACATTCTTTTATTTATATAATTTTAATAACTCGAGCAAAACATATAGTTTTAGCCAGCTTGAAATTAATTCAGGGCTAACTTATGAGCATAATCTCGGAAGCTTTTTTATAGCTACACTAAAAACAGGAATTAAAACGATTCCTATAGCTCAGGCATTTGAGAAAAATAAAAAAATGAAAGATTATATTTTCGATGCGAAACCAGAGGCTTCTTTTTATTTTAATATAGGGATTTCCTTTAATCCTTTTGCAAAAGCTAAGAATAAACGTTTCTGATGTTTATTACTGAATACAAAAAGAAATAGTATTAAGGTATTATAGTTCAGGCATAAAAGTCGGGAACTACGCAAAAAGTTGTGTTAATCTGAATAGAAAAAGTACTCTGTCCTTTACTCCTCTGATCTACATTCTGAAGTTTTTGATTTTTTATCTGAATGACATTCACTTTTCTTATTAAGATAGCGTTACTCCGGAACGCCCTGAATTTTCATAATTTATAATCTATAGAGATAAAGCTCCAGACGGAGCACCTCATTCATCATGACAGACTTTATTTATATAAGGTTTCATGATATAAGAAATTAGAAAATTAGTAAAGATGCTCCGGAGGAGCCTGATCTATGTAACAGGTGTACAGGAAAGTAAGTATTCCGGAGGAATACTATCTCTCTACAGTAATATTCTCTCTGTATCTCCCGGGATTTGCATCTGATTTGGTATTTTGGGCACTAAATCCTAAAAAAAATCAGAATCATTCTGGCAACCAGTTTTAGAATAATGAAAATAGTTATTCTGAACTTACATTAAATATACTTTTATATTTCTCAAAAAATTAAAAAGCTTATTTTTGCGAGATATTTCGACATATGTGGAAGTTTATTAAAAGAGTTATTTTTATTGTTATTGTCTTCAATATACTGGCAGTAATCTGGGGACGATTTTTTAATCCGCCTATTACTTTTATACAGCTGGGAGGGCTTGCAGAATACGGAAAATTAGACCGCGATTATATTTCGTTTGACGAAATGGGAGATAATGTAAAGCTTGCTGTAATAGCCAGTGAAGATCAGAACTACTTCAAACACAATGGTTTCGACTTCAAAGCGATAGAAAGAGCTATGAAGCACAATGAAAAGAAAAATAAGAAAACCGTTCAGGGCGGTAGTACAATTTCCCAGCAGACAGCCAAGAACATATTCCTGTGGAACGGGAGAAGCTGGGTGCGGAAAGGTCTTGAGGTTGTATATACTTTTATTATAGAGCATCTTTGGAATAAAGATATTATTCTGGAACGTTACCTTAACTCTATTGAAATGGGGCGAGGGGTATTTGGTGTAGAAGCTGCTTCTAAATACTATTTTAATAAATCTGCAAAAGATTTAACCAAAAGTGAAGCTGCCTGGATTGCAGCTGTGTTACCAAATCCAAAGAAATATGATCCTAAAAATCCATCGCCGTACTTACAGAAAAAGCATAGCTGGATTATGAAACAAATGGGTTATATGAAGTTAAATTGATATCTTAGCAGTACAGATTATGGGAAGGCTCCTCAGAAGAAATAAAGATAATTTTAACAATATTCTAAAGAAATATTTCGTTTTTAAAAACGAAACAAAATCCTTAGAACCTCTTAAAGATATATTTAACAGTATTGTACAGGAGGATTTTGAGGTTTTTTTAGCTTATCTGAAGAATAATCCGGAGATATGTGATAATTTCGGTTATTATATTCGGAACTTATTTGATGGAAAACCTTTCAATTTATCTCTTACTGAAGCAGATATCCTTTCGGAGAATGCCTTTTATCCGGAATTAAAGAAAAGAATACTAAACAAAATTCTGCCATCTGTAGATAATGAAAACTCTGTTTCTTATCTGGTAGATACCGTTTCTGTACATACCAAAAAAGATCTGACTTATCTGAAAAATATTTCAGATGCTGAAATGGATGAGCTTTTCCGACTGCTTAAAATCGATGATTTTATTCGCAATCCAAAAGTAAAAAATGAGCTGATGTTCTCTATGAATATTCTGGCGTGGCGTGTTATCGGAAATGCACTGGATGTAGATGTAGTGAGAATGGCGCCGGAGTACAAAAACTTCGACAATCCGTTTTTGGCGTTACAAAATGAACTGGACTTGCTTTTGGAAGAGTTTAAAAAAGATCCCGCGACAGAATTGAATTCGAAATCGGAGATCTATAAACAGATGAAAGTCTACCTGCAGCAGTGTCAGGAGTTTGTGAATCTGGCCTTTAAAAATGCTTCTAAATATGGGATTTCCAATAAGATTAATCAGTCTTTGCTGAAGATCCGCCAGCAGTTGGAGAGAGTAAGCATTATTCTTAACCTGTTGGTAATAGATAATCCGGATGATTACCTGAAAAAATCAAGACAATTATTTTTCAGTATTCTGGATTTCAAATCTCATAAAAATAATATTTCAGATCTTGTATCCGACAGTACAAGGCTTATTTCCCATCTTATTACAACCCATACTTCGGAAGTAGGGACCCATTATATTACTACAGGAAGAAAGGATTATTTTAAAATGCTTCTGAAATCTTCCGGCGGTGGTGTTATTGTAGGGGCATTGTGTGTACTGAAAATGTTGTATAGCTATAGCCATAGTAGTGATTTTGTACATGCATTTATGTACTCTTTTAACTATGCTATGGGATTTGTAATGATTTATCTGATGAATTTCACCCTTGCTACAAAACAACCGGCAATGACGGCTGCAACAATGGCACGAGTGCTTTCAGAAGGACGTAATACCAAGAAGAATTATATAGATTTTGCACACCTTGTTTCT is a window encoding:
- a CDS encoding LytR/AlgR family response regulator transcription factor — its product is MNCIIVDDEPLAREEMRSLINEISPVEILGEFSNALTALSFLKDNKTDLIFLDIQMPKVTGLEFAEMVPEETLIVFTTAYPQYALKSYELDAIDYLLKPIEKQRLKKAIDKAASYKDLFSQTTVKNTIEGSNDASLMIKADKRYYKIQLDDILFIEGLKDYVVIYTQNQKLITAMNLKTIHQKISSPLFLRVSKSYVVNMQHIESFDSHTIYIGEHEIPIGEVYRSDFFDKYSGGLIAGN
- a CDS encoding sensor histidine kinase produces the protein MEDTRDIQINGFIKFLVEDRYRIIRHLIFLIGLFLLFYSSNSKLTSYSPQIYKFYMVLLGWSVFITMFYVNMYILVPFFFFKSRYLLYIILLIVLVTASLSFIGYIINNTFPVYKIDNTTFKLRQDKSLYNGIIISTPIILMTTTLKLLQRWVKDKERISELKNLSLSMELDVLKNQINPHFLFNMLNNIKALIRKNPEKATEILMKLSGFLRYQLYENNDKTTPLTLEINSLSNFLNFEELRRENFTAVINHNQDIQSFNHIFIPPNLFTTFVENAVKHSVDLTDNNTYITLDFAVENSKLIFTCRNSRSQDSPLESTKYSGLGLKNIKRRLELLYHDQYCLNIMSTETEYIVNLTIPLSL
- a CDS encoding DUF6268 family outer membrane beta-barrel protein, whose protein sequence is MMKKILLMGGALLFPMLSFSQKKDSAAPAKKVLSYFADRFPVTRVINVEYNQVTPYNYTLKLLDKDLPEGKVNNLYQLKASANIHFIKRPKWMLGTTLSYQYTSMNINKSGMLSGGPGSENINFQYHTEALNLSYFSKLFKKNIVYSGSLMVDGSDRKFEKIRGVISGTMVLKATPETQMTLGLIAFLDPSSVFSIVPSFAYRHQFANGLIADVLLPKGLYVRKEVFSQNGRVSLGSELDNTFFYLYNFNNSSKTYSFSQLEINSGLTYEHNLGSFFIATLKTGIKTIPIAQAFEKNKKMKDYIFDAKPEASFYFNIGISFNPFAKAKNKRF
- the mtgA gene encoding monofunctional biosynthetic peptidoglycan transglycosylase; this translates as MWKFIKRVIFIVIVFNILAVIWGRFFNPPITFIQLGGLAEYGKLDRDYISFDEMGDNVKLAVIASEDQNYFKHNGFDFKAIERAMKHNEKKNKKTVQGGSTISQQTAKNIFLWNGRSWVRKGLEVVYTFIIEHLWNKDIILERYLNSIEMGRGVFGVEAASKYYFNKSAKDLTKSEAAWIAAVLPNPKKYDPKNPSPYLQKKHSWIMKQMGYMKLN
- a CDS encoding recombinase, with product MGRLLRRNKDNFNNILKKYFVFKNETKSLEPLKDIFNSIVQEDFEVFLAYLKNNPEICDNFGYYIRNLFDGKPFNLSLTEADILSENAFYPELKKRILNKILPSVDNENSVSYLVDTVSVHTKKDLTYLKNISDAEMDELFRLLKIDDFIRNPKVKNELMFSMNILAWRVIGNALDVDVVRMAPEYKNFDNPFLALQNELDLLLEEFKKDPATELNSKSEIYKQMKVYLQQCQEFVNLAFKNASKYGISNKINQSLLKIRQQLERVSIILNLLVIDNPDDYLKKSRQLFFSILDFKSHKNNISDLVSDSTRLISHLITTHTSEVGTHYITTGRKDYFKMLLKSSGGGVIVGALCVLKMLYSYSHSSDFVHAFMYSFNYAMGFVMIYLMNFTLATKQPAMTAATMARVLSEGRNTKKNYIDFAHLVSKLFRSQFIAFVGNVLLSFPVALIIIYGLEIIFKQNLAIDKSSKLLQDLDPIHSKAIFHACIAGFFLFISGIIAGNVSNTGVFYQIPKRIAKNPFINYFFGEKFARNLSVYYSRNWGGIVSNFWFGIFLGATAPIGLFLGLDLDIRHITFAAGNFALGLYGKDFNVTTYAFWISFITVFLIGFFNFLVSFGLSMVLAFRSRKVNMGEVRLIIAEIFRYFFRNPLRFFLPIRSRLDERAMDLMKSTNTTKTEGH